A genome region from Scleropages formosus chromosome 6, fSclFor1.1, whole genome shotgun sequence includes the following:
- the cercam gene encoding probable inactive glycosyltransferase 25 family member 3 isoform X1 produces MLLWLLVFAAHAARVDSYFSEEKQPEESKMQAPTVVVAIIARNAAHSLPYYLGALERLDYPKERISIWAATDHNSDNTTAILREWLTVMQKFYHYVEWRPMDKPVSYPGEMGPKHWTNGRYEYIMKLKQAALNFARKRWADYILYADTDNILTNPDTLKLMVAENKSVIAPMLDSQTAYSNYWCGITPQGYYRRTAEYFPTKRRHRKGCFPVPMVHSTMLLDLRKEGMKKLAFHPPHRDYSWPFDDIIVFAFSCRAAEVQMYLCNKERYGYINVPVKPHQTIEDDRINFVHLLLESIIDGPPMYSSQYIQVPPKQADLMGFDEVYLINLHRRPDRRERMLWSLYELEIDVKVVDAVDGGALNSSDIKLLGVDLLPGYYDPFSGRTLTKGEVGCFLSHYYIWKEIVDMQLDKALIFEDDVRFQGNFKRRLLRLMEEVQQVELDWDIIYLGRKQVKPGDEHPVENVRNLVAADYSYWTLSYAISQQGAQKLINAEPLSKMLPVDEFLPIMYDKHPNEKYKVHFPNRNLQAYSTHPLLVEPCHYAGDPEWVSDTETSTLWDNDSVRTDWSGSYKTLKGSPPPTGLQSAYRDEL; encoded by the exons ATGCTGCTGTGGCTCCTCGTTTTCGCGGCCCACGCGGCGAGGGTCGACTCCTATTTTTCGGAAGAGAAACAGCCCGAGGAGTCGAAGATGCAGGCGCCCACGGTCGTGGTGGCCATTATCGCCCGGAACGCGGCGCACTCGCTGCCCTACTACTTGGGAGCGCTGGAGAGGCTCGACTATCCGAAAGAGCGCATCTCCATATG GGCGGCGACGGATCACAACTCGGACAACACCACGGCCATCCTGCGGGAGTGGTTGACCGTCATGCAGAAGTTCTATCACTATGTGGAGTGGAGGCCTATGGACAAGCCCGT CTCATACCCGGGGGAGATGGGGCCCAAGCACTGGACCAATGGTAGGTATGAATACATCATGAAGCTCAAACAGGCTGCGCTCAACTTTGCCAGGAAACGTTGGGCGGACTACATCCTG TACGCTGACACAGACAACATTCTGACCAACCCGGATACACTCAAGCTCATGGTGGCAGAGAACAAGTCTGTCATTGCACCCATGCTGGACTCCCAGACTGCTTACTCAAACTACTGGTGTGGAATTACTCCCCAG GGCTACTACCGGCGTACTGCTGAGTACTTTCCCACCAAGCGCAGGCACCGAAAGGGCTGTTTCCCCGTCCCCATGGTGCACTCGACCATGCTGCTTGATCTGCGGAAGGAGGGCATGAAGAAACTGGCTTTTCACCCCCCTCACCGGGACTATTCATGGCCCTTTGATGAcatcattgtttttgctttctcCTGTCGTGCAGCCG AGGTTCAGATGTATTTGTGCAACAAGGAGCGTTATGGGTACATCAACGTCCCGGTGAAGCCGCACCAGACCATCGAAGATGACCGCATCAACTTTGTCCATCTCCTACTTGAGTCGATAA ttgatGGGCCGCCAATGTACTCCTCTCAGTATATACAAGTGCCCCCGAAACAGGCAGATCTCATGGGCTTTGATGAG GTGTATCTCATAAACCTACACCGCCGCCCCGACCGGCGGGAAAGGATGCTATGGTCACTGTATGAACTAGAAATTGACGTGAAGGTGGTGGATGCTGTTGATGGAGG GGCTCTCAACAGCAGCGATATCAAACTCCTGGGTGTTGACCTGCTTCCAGGCTACTATGACCCGTTCTCTGGACGCACTCTGACCAAGGGGGAGGTGGGATGCTTCCTCAGCCACTACTACATCTGGAAAGAG ATTGTGGACATGCAGCTGGACAAGGCGCTGATCTTTGAGGATGACGTTCGTTTCCAGGGCAACTTTAAGCGGCGGCTGCTCCGCCTAATGGAGGAGGTACAGCAGGTGGAGCTGGATTGGGACATCAT ATATCTGGGCCGGAAGCAGGTGAAGCCAGGCGACGAGCATCCCGTGGAGAACGTGAGGAACCTGGTGGCGGCAGACTACTCCTACTGGACGCTGTCCTATGCCATCTCCCAGCAGGGGGCCCAGAAGCTCATTAACGCGGAGCCGCTCTCCAAGATGCTGCCCGTGGATGAGTTCCTGCCCATCATGTATGACAAGCACCCAAA TGAGAAGTACAAGGTTCACTTTCCGAATCGAAATCTACAGGCATACTCCACACACCCCTTGCTGGTGGAGCCCTGCCACTATGCAGGGGACCCCGAGTGGGTGAGCGACACGGAGACTTCGACTCTGTGGGACAACGATTCCGTGCGGACGGATTGGAGCGGCTCCTACAAGACCCTGAAGGGTTCACCTCCCCCTACTGGGCTTCAGAGTGCCTACCGGGATGAGCTATAG
- the cercam gene encoding probable inactive glycosyltransferase 25 family member 3 isoform X2 — protein MQKFYHYVEWRPMDKPVSYPGEMGPKHWTNGRYEYIMKLKQAALNFARKRWADYILYADTDNILTNPDTLKLMVAENKSVIAPMLDSQTAYSNYWCGITPQGYYRRTAEYFPTKRRHRKGCFPVPMVHSTMLLDLRKEGMKKLAFHPPHRDYSWPFDDIIVFAFSCRAAEVQMYLCNKERYGYINVPVKPHQTIEDDRINFVHLLLESIIDGPPMYSSQYIQVPPKQADLMGFDEVYLINLHRRPDRRERMLWSLYELEIDVKVVDAVDGGALNSSDIKLLGVDLLPGYYDPFSGRTLTKGEVGCFLSHYYIWKEIVDMQLDKALIFEDDVRFQGNFKRRLLRLMEEVQQVELDWDIIYLGRKQVKPGDEHPVENVRNLVAADYSYWTLSYAISQQGAQKLINAEPLSKMLPVDEFLPIMYDKHPNEKYKVHFPNRNLQAYSTHPLLVEPCHYAGDPEWVSDTETSTLWDNDSVRTDWSGSYKTLKGSPPPTGLQSAYRDEL, from the exons ATGCAGAAGTTCTATCACTATGTGGAGTGGAGGCCTATGGACAAGCCCGT CTCATACCCGGGGGAGATGGGGCCCAAGCACTGGACCAATGGTAGGTATGAATACATCATGAAGCTCAAACAGGCTGCGCTCAACTTTGCCAGGAAACGTTGGGCGGACTACATCCTG TACGCTGACACAGACAACATTCTGACCAACCCGGATACACTCAAGCTCATGGTGGCAGAGAACAAGTCTGTCATTGCACCCATGCTGGACTCCCAGACTGCTTACTCAAACTACTGGTGTGGAATTACTCCCCAG GGCTACTACCGGCGTACTGCTGAGTACTTTCCCACCAAGCGCAGGCACCGAAAGGGCTGTTTCCCCGTCCCCATGGTGCACTCGACCATGCTGCTTGATCTGCGGAAGGAGGGCATGAAGAAACTGGCTTTTCACCCCCCTCACCGGGACTATTCATGGCCCTTTGATGAcatcattgtttttgctttctcCTGTCGTGCAGCCG AGGTTCAGATGTATTTGTGCAACAAGGAGCGTTATGGGTACATCAACGTCCCGGTGAAGCCGCACCAGACCATCGAAGATGACCGCATCAACTTTGTCCATCTCCTACTTGAGTCGATAA ttgatGGGCCGCCAATGTACTCCTCTCAGTATATACAAGTGCCCCCGAAACAGGCAGATCTCATGGGCTTTGATGAG GTGTATCTCATAAACCTACACCGCCGCCCCGACCGGCGGGAAAGGATGCTATGGTCACTGTATGAACTAGAAATTGACGTGAAGGTGGTGGATGCTGTTGATGGAGG GGCTCTCAACAGCAGCGATATCAAACTCCTGGGTGTTGACCTGCTTCCAGGCTACTATGACCCGTTCTCTGGACGCACTCTGACCAAGGGGGAGGTGGGATGCTTCCTCAGCCACTACTACATCTGGAAAGAG ATTGTGGACATGCAGCTGGACAAGGCGCTGATCTTTGAGGATGACGTTCGTTTCCAGGGCAACTTTAAGCGGCGGCTGCTCCGCCTAATGGAGGAGGTACAGCAGGTGGAGCTGGATTGGGACATCAT ATATCTGGGCCGGAAGCAGGTGAAGCCAGGCGACGAGCATCCCGTGGAGAACGTGAGGAACCTGGTGGCGGCAGACTACTCCTACTGGACGCTGTCCTATGCCATCTCCCAGCAGGGGGCCCAGAAGCTCATTAACGCGGAGCCGCTCTCCAAGATGCTGCCCGTGGATGAGTTCCTGCCCATCATGTATGACAAGCACCCAAA TGAGAAGTACAAGGTTCACTTTCCGAATCGAAATCTACAGGCATACTCCACACACCCCTTGCTGGTGGAGCCCTGCCACTATGCAGGGGACCCCGAGTGGGTGAGCGACACGGAGACTTCGACTCTGTGGGACAACGATTCCGTGCGGACGGATTGGAGCGGCTCCTACAAGACCCTGAAGGGTTCACCTCCCCCTACTGGGCTTCAGAGTGCCTACCGGGATGAGCTATAG